In Mercurialis annua linkage group LG5, ddMerAnnu1.2, whole genome shotgun sequence, a single genomic region encodes these proteins:
- the LOC126683463 gene encoding (R,S)-reticuline 7-O-methyltransferase-like, which translates to MVRGQAEIWNCIFGYVQGMALTCVVQLGIPDIINSHGRPLSISSIVEHINHPSLNSDRLSRIMTFLARKRIFTAKPDPETTTILYGLTNSSKWLLRDSKTSLAPMALLQTTPIMRSPWQYLTDIVKEEGTSAFAKSNGLDLYDLIAVNPEFNGLFSSAMDSSSMVTLEAVKSCYKDGFVGINSIVDVAGGTGAMIGEIVKEHPHIKGINFDLPHVVAVAPEYAGVTHVGGDMFTSIPPADALILKWVLHNWNDEECIKILKNCRKAIKEKTGKLIIIEAVLKAEGDGLLDDMAFTFDLTMMVLCNAKERNEADWKKLLEQGDFTTYKIIQIPALLSIIEAYPQ; encoded by the exons ATGGTTAGAGGACAAGCTGAAATATGGAACTGCATATTCGGCTATGTGCAAGGCATGGCATTAACGTGCGTAGTTCAACTAGGCATTCCTGATATTATCAACTCTCACGGCCGCCCTCTCTCCATATCTTCCATTGTAGAACACATTAATCACCCTTCCTTAAACTCCGATCGCCTCTCGCGAATCATGACATTTCTAGCTCGTAAACGTATTTTCACTGCCAAACCGGACCCCGAAACTACTACTATTTTATACGGGCTCACAAACTCATCGAAATGGCTACTACGCGATTCGAAGACGAGCCTTGCGCCTATGGCGCTCCTGCAAACTACTCCAATCATGCGATCACCTTGGCAATATCTTACTGACATTGTCAAAGAAGAAGGAACCAGTGCGTTTGCAAAATCTAACGGTTTAGATTTGTATGATCTTATTGCAGTGAATCCGGAGTTTAATGGTTTATTCAGTTCAGCTATGGATTCTTCATCCATGGTTACTTTAGAAGCTGTGAAGAGCTGCTATAAAGACGGGTTCGTTGGAATTAATTCTATTGTGGATGTAGCTGGCGGGACTGGTGCTATGATTGGTGAGATTGTGAAGGAACATCCGCATATTAAAGGTATTAATTTTGATCTTCCACATGTGGTGGCTGTAGCACCTGAGTACGCCGGAGTCACCCATGTTGGCGGGGATATGTTTACAAGCATTCCTCCGGCGGATGCCCTTATCTTGAAG TGGGTATTGCACAACTGGAACGATGAAGAATGCATCAAAATCTTGAAAAATTGCCGAAAAGCTATAAAGGAGAAAACTGGAAAGCTCATAATAATAGAAGCAGTGTTAAAGGCAGAAGGAGATGGGCTATTGGATGACATGGCATTCACATTTGATTTAACGATGATGGTTTTATGCAATGCTAAGGAAAGAAATGAAGCTGATTGGAAAAAACTGCTCGAACAAGGAGACTTTACTAcctataaaattattcaaattccAGCCTTATTATCCATCATCGAAGCTTACCCACAATAA
- the LOC126681360 gene encoding uncharacterized protein LOC126681360 — translation MSEPAGAGSGPVRHTGGSRSALKHMDVMERELGRKPSATELYTRLHSTKADKKPVDKRAQDMTDAITERLAAATQPQTGEGSSSTPAAVDETQVFLDIEGVNKKKRVYGLGSASSRYAGPSSRVQRGSSSRTSQQADEEVERRVQAGIQEGLRLAREQQAANMAQMIREEIARMIPNLPAEYRPQRPHTPPDDDDTPAL, via the exons atgagcgagccaGCGGGCGCCGGTTCTGGACCTGTCCGCCATACTGGTGGATCTCGCTCTGCTCTGAAGCATATGGATGTCatg gaaagGGAGCTTGGCCGGAAACCGAGTGCGACGGAGTTGTACACTCGCCTTCACTCCACGAAGGCTGACAAGAAGCCGGTCGACAAACGGGCTCAGGATATGACT gACGCCATCACTGAGAGGCTTGCTGCTGCGACACAGCCTCAGACCGGAGAGGGTAGCTCCTCGACCCCAGCTGCAGTGGACGAGACCCAGGTGTTTCTAGACatcgagggcgtcaacaagaagaAACGCGTGTACGGGTTGGGTTCTGCGAGCAGCAGGTACGCCGGGCCAAGCAGCAGGGTGCAGCGAGGCAGCTCTTCTAGGACGTCGCAGCAGGCAGacgaggaggtcgagcgccgtGTGCAGGCCGGCATTCAGGAGGGTCTGCGACTGGCTCGGGAACAGCAGGCTGCGAACATGGCCCAGATGATACGCGAGGAGATTGCCAGGATGATTCCTAACCTTCCGGCAGAGTATCGGCCACAGCGCCCACATACCCCACCAGACGATGACGACACACCAGCTTTGTAG